In Planctomycetia bacterium, one genomic interval encodes:
- a CDS encoding Gfo/Idh/MocA family oxidoreductase: protein MSANPTTVSQPAAAASTPDTNPSRRGFLRTSTAAALGATMLGQLSVARSAHAAGSDILKVGLIGCGGRGSGAAANSLNGDPNVKLTALADVFEDRIAGAIKNLQMQYGDRVDVPKERQFVGFDAYKGLIDSGVDIVLMGTSPHFRPQHLKYAIEQGKHVFAEKPVCVDAPGYRSILETTALAESKNLSIVSGLCWRYDYGVRETMKRVRDGAIGEIVAIREMYNARGLWHHGHDPKWSDMEYQMRNWLYFTWLSGDHNAEQHVHSLDKAAWALGDISPTSCFGLGGRQTRIDPKYGHIFDHFAVCYEFPNGVPMFAYCRQQDGCAVETSDTFYGTKGTADILNNTISVKDEPKWKYRGPTGNMYDIEHQEMIQGIRSGNIINNGHYMANSSMIAVIGRMASYTGQVITWEEAVNSKEDLSPKAYEWGPLETPAVAMPGITPFV, encoded by the coding sequence ATGTCCGCCAATCCGACCACGGTCTCGCAACCCGCAGCCGCCGCCTCGACGCCCGACACGAATCCCTCCCGGCGCGGGTTCCTCCGCACCTCGACGGCCGCCGCCCTCGGCGCCACGATGCTCGGCCAACTCTCCGTTGCGCGGAGTGCGCACGCCGCCGGCAGCGACATCCTCAAGGTCGGCCTCATCGGTTGCGGCGGACGCGGCAGCGGCGCGGCGGCCAACAGCCTCAACGGCGATCCCAACGTCAAGCTCACCGCCCTGGCAGACGTCTTCGAAGATCGCATCGCCGGCGCGATCAAAAATCTCCAGATGCAATACGGCGACCGCGTCGACGTTCCCAAGGAGCGCCAGTTCGTCGGCTTCGACGCTTACAAGGGCCTCATCGATTCCGGCGTCGACATCGTCCTGATGGGCACGTCGCCCCACTTCCGCCCGCAGCATCTCAAGTACGCCATCGAGCAAGGCAAGCACGTCTTCGCCGAGAAACCGGTCTGCGTCGACGCCCCGGGCTACCGATCCATCCTGGAAACCACGGCGCTGGCCGAATCGAAAAACCTCTCCATCGTCTCCGGCCTCTGCTGGCGGTACGACTACGGCGTCCGCGAAACGATGAAGCGCGTCCGCGACGGCGCCATCGGCGAGATCGTGGCCATCCGCGAAATGTACAACGCCCGCGGGCTCTGGCATCACGGCCACGACCCGAAGTGGAGCGACATGGAATACCAGATGCGCAACTGGCTCTACTTCACTTGGCTCTCCGGCGATCACAACGCCGAACAGCACGTCCACAGTCTCGACAAAGCCGCCTGGGCGCTCGGCGATATCAGCCCCACGAGCTGCTTCGGCCTCGGCGGCCGCCAAACCCGCATCGACCCCAAGTACGGCCACATCTTCGATCACTTCGCCGTCTGCTACGAATTCCCGAACGGCGTCCCGATGTTCGCCTACTGCCGGCAACAAGACGGCTGCGCGGTGGAAACCTCGGACACCTTCTACGGCACCAAGGGCACGGCCGACATCCTCAACAACACGATCAGCGTCAAAGACGAGCCGAAGTGGAAATACCGCGGCCCCACCGGCAACATGTACGACATCGAACACCAAGAAATGATCCAAGGCATTCGCTCCGGCAACATCATCAACAACGGCCACTACATGGCCAACAGCTCCATGATCGCCGTCATCGGCCGCATGGCCAGCTACACCGGCCAGGTCATCACCTGGGAAGAAGCGGTCAACAGCAAAGAAGACCTCTCCCCCAAAGCCTACGAATGGGGCCCCCTCGAAACGCCCGCGGTGGCGATGCCGGGGATTACGCCGTTTGTGTGA
- the clpB gene encoding ATP-dependent chaperone ClpB, with amino-acid sequence MAFRFEKLTTKSQEAVKRAQDIAAERQHPQVEPLHLLAALVGEREGIVGAVLDKIGVNRGQLDKMIEAELGHFPKVSGAGAPNPSQAFMQVLEAAQKTADDMKDEFVSTEHLLLALVKSESKAKNLLKLNAVAEKDVLAALKELRGSARVQDQDPEGKFQALNKYGIDLVERASKGKLDPVIGRDAEIRRVIQVLSRRTKNNPVLIGEPGVGKTAIAEGLALRIFQGDVPLSLKNRRVVALDMGALVAGAKFRGDFEERLKAVLREVQDAGGNVILFIDELHTVVGAGAAEGAQDAANLLKPALARGDLRCIGATTLDEYRKYIEKDAALERRFQPVFVGEPSVEDTIAILRGLKPRYEAHHKGVRIKDSALVAAAQLADRYIADRQLPDKAIDLMDEATSRLAMELESVPTEIDEVQRRLMQLELAQRQLAEETEEHAKERLEEIEAEMKQLRFKLANLREQWESEKAGLVDVHQIRRRQEELQLQFDQLSAAIREKQAAGNLVSEEDYQRLYQLDHERKQLAAQAESAVPEQPVTSGKRLLRREVGPDEIAEVVSAWTGIPVSRMLETERAKLLVLEERLHERVVGQEEAVEAVANAVRRSRSGLQDPNRPIGSFMFLGPTGVGKTELCKALAEVLFDDETAMVRLDMSEFMERHTVSRLIGAPPGYVGYDEGGRLTEAVRRRPYCVVLLDEIEKAHPDVFNVLLQVLDDGRLTDSHGRTVNFTNTIVVMTSNVGSQLIQEIAQQGGSEDEMRSGVREILQARFLPEFLNRIDETIVFHPLAAKDLRKIVTLQVKHLQKQVERAGFGLTVTTAALDAIAQEGYDPMYGARPLKRVIQQRLQNPLATELLKGEYPDGATIKIDYADGEFTFAQVHETVEV; translated from the coding sequence ATGGCATTTCGCTTCGAAAAATTGACCACGAAGTCGCAGGAAGCGGTGAAGCGCGCACAGGATATTGCCGCGGAGCGGCAGCATCCGCAGGTGGAGCCGTTGCACTTGCTCGCGGCGCTGGTGGGCGAGCGCGAGGGGATTGTCGGCGCGGTGCTCGATAAGATCGGGGTCAATCGCGGACAGCTCGACAAGATGATCGAGGCGGAGTTGGGGCATTTCCCCAAGGTCAGCGGGGCAGGCGCGCCGAATCCGTCGCAGGCATTCATGCAAGTGTTGGAGGCCGCGCAGAAGACGGCCGACGACATGAAGGATGAGTTCGTCTCGACCGAGCATTTGCTGTTGGCGCTGGTGAAGTCGGAATCGAAGGCCAAGAATCTGTTGAAACTGAACGCCGTCGCCGAGAAAGACGTGCTGGCGGCGCTCAAGGAACTGCGAGGGAGTGCGCGCGTGCAAGATCAAGATCCGGAAGGCAAATTCCAGGCGCTGAATAAATACGGCATCGATCTCGTCGAGCGGGCCAGCAAGGGGAAGCTCGACCCGGTGATCGGGCGCGACGCGGAGATCCGCCGCGTGATCCAGGTGCTGTCGCGGCGTACGAAGAACAATCCGGTGTTGATCGGCGAGCCGGGCGTGGGCAAGACGGCGATCGCGGAAGGGCTGGCGCTGCGCATTTTCCAAGGGGACGTGCCGCTGAGTTTGAAGAACCGGCGCGTGGTGGCGCTCGACATGGGCGCGCTCGTGGCGGGGGCGAAGTTTCGCGGGGACTTCGAAGAGCGGCTTAAGGCCGTGCTGCGCGAAGTGCAAGACGCCGGCGGGAATGTGATCCTGTTCATCGACGAACTGCACACCGTGGTCGGCGCCGGCGCTGCGGAAGGCGCGCAGGACGCCGCGAATCTGCTCAAGCCGGCGCTGGCGCGCGGGGATTTGCGTTGCATCGGCGCGACGACGTTGGACGAGTATCGAAAGTACATCGAAAAGGACGCGGCGCTGGAGCGACGGTTCCAGCCGGTGTTCGTGGGCGAGCCGAGCGTGGAGGACACGATTGCGATTTTGCGCGGGCTCAAGCCGCGTTACGAGGCGCATCACAAGGGGGTGCGGATTAAGGATTCAGCGTTGGTGGCCGCGGCGCAGTTGGCCGATCGCTATATCGCGGACCGGCAGTTGCCTGATAAGGCGATCGACCTGATGGACGAGGCGACCAGCCGGTTGGCGATGGAACTGGAGAGCGTGCCGACTGAGATCGACGAGGTGCAACGGCGGTTGATGCAATTGGAGCTGGCGCAGCGGCAGTTGGCCGAAGAGACCGAAGAGCACGCCAAGGAGCGGCTGGAAGAGATTGAAGCCGAGATGAAGCAATTGCGCTTCAAGCTCGCCAATCTGCGCGAACAATGGGAAAGCGAAAAGGCCGGGCTGGTTGACGTACATCAGATTCGCCGCCGACAAGAGGAACTGCAATTGCAGTTCGACCAACTGAGCGCCGCGATCCGCGAGAAGCAAGCGGCCGGTAACCTGGTCAGCGAAGAGGATTATCAGCGGCTTTACCAGCTCGATCACGAGCGGAAACAACTTGCCGCGCAGGCCGAGAGCGCCGTGCCGGAACAACCGGTCACGTCCGGCAAGCGTTTGCTGCGTCGCGAAGTGGGGCCCGATGAGATTGCCGAAGTGGTGAGCGCGTGGACCGGCATTCCGGTGAGCCGGATGTTGGAGACGGAGCGCGCCAAGCTCCTGGTGCTGGAGGAGCGCTTACACGAGCGCGTCGTGGGGCAGGAAGAAGCGGTCGAGGCGGTCGCCAACGCGGTGCGCCGCAGTCGGTCTGGTTTGCAGGATCCGAATCGGCCGATCGGGTCGTTCATGTTTCTGGGCCCGACGGGCGTCGGCAAGACCGAGCTCTGCAAGGCGCTGGCGGAAGTGCTGTTCGACGACGAGACCGCGATGGTGCGGCTTGACATGAGCGAATTCATGGAACGCCACACGGTGAGCCGACTGATCGGCGCCCCTCCGGGATATGTCGGCTACGACGAAGGGGGCCGGCTGACGGAAGCGGTGCGGCGGCGGCCGTATTGCGTGGTGCTGCTGGATGAAATCGAAAAGGCGCATCCGGACGTGTTCAACGTGCTGTTGCAAGTGCTCGACGACGGGCGGCTCACGGACAGTCATGGGCGCACGGTCAACTTCACCAACACGATCGTGGTGATGACCTCGAACGTCGGCAGCCAGTTGATTCAAGAGATCGCGCAGCAGGGAGGGAGCGAGGACGAGATGCGCTCTGGCGTGCGAGAGATTTTACAAGCTCGGTTCCTGCCGGAGTTTTTGAACCGGATCGACGAGACGATCGTGTTCCATCCGCTGGCGGCGAAGGACCTGCGCAAGATTGTCACGTTACAGGTGAAGCACCTGCAAAAGCAGGTAGAACGCGCCGGCTTCGGGCTGACCGTGACGACGGCGGCGCTGGACGCCATTGCGCAGGAAGGGTACGACCCGATGTACGGCGCGCGTCCGCTGAAGCGCGTGATCCAACAGCGTTTACAAAACCCGTTGGCCACGGAGCTTCTGAAGGGAGAATACCCGGACGGCGCGACGATCAAGATCGACTACGCGGACGGCGAGTTCACGTTCGCGCAGGTCCACGAAACGGTGGAAGTGTAG
- the dnaK gene encoding molecular chaperone DnaK, whose protein sequence is MAQGEKIIGIDLGTTNSVVAVMEGKEAKVIPNQEGNRLTPSVVAFNDKGDVLVGEPARRQAVTNPKRTVYSIKRFMGRRHNEVAGEEKMVPYQVVGGPEDYVKVGVGDKQFTPSEISAKVLRKLKESAEAYLGHKVNKAVVTVPAYFNDAQRQATKDAGQLAGLEVARIINEPTAAALAYGLDRKEHEKIVVFDLGGGTFDVSALEVADGVFRVISTNGDTHLGGDDFDDVLINHVAEEFKKEQGIDLRKDTMALQRLQEACEKAKKELSAGSSTDINLPFITADANGPKHLQVNITRAKFEQLVDHLIERCRGPVEQALKDAKLKPSEIDEVVLVGGSTRIPKVQELVTKMFGKEPHRGVNPDEVVAVGAAIQGGVLAGDVQDVLLLDVTPLSLGIETEGGVMTALVERNTTIPAEKEQTFSTAADNQTAVTVKVYQGERPMARDNRLLGEFNLEGIPPAPRGVPQIKVKFDIDANGILSVSAKDVGTGKEHTVRIEQSSGLSEAEIKSKLADAESHAAEDKKKRQLAELHNQAETMCYQLEKLIKEQGEKLSASDKAPLEAAIAKTRDVAKSDDVDKIKSAISELEQVSHAFSKTLYEAGAKGSAGPAPEAASSSNGAKAGDEDVVDAEFEVKE, encoded by the coding sequence ATGGCACAAGGCGAAAAGATTATCGGGATCGATCTCGGCACCACGAACTCCGTGGTGGCGGTGATGGAAGGCAAAGAGGCCAAGGTGATTCCCAATCAGGAAGGCAATCGCCTGACGCCGAGCGTGGTCGCGTTCAACGACAAAGGCGACGTGTTGGTCGGCGAGCCGGCGAGGCGCCAGGCCGTCACGAACCCGAAGCGGACCGTGTACTCGATCAAGCGGTTCATGGGCCGCCGTCACAACGAAGTGGCGGGCGAAGAGAAGATGGTGCCTTACCAGGTCGTGGGCGGCCCGGAGGATTACGTCAAGGTCGGCGTGGGCGATAAGCAATTCACGCCCTCGGAGATTTCGGCGAAGGTGCTCCGCAAGTTGAAGGAGTCGGCCGAGGCCTACCTGGGGCACAAGGTCAACAAGGCGGTGGTGACCGTCCCGGCGTACTTCAATGACGCGCAACGGCAGGCGACGAAAGACGCCGGACAGTTGGCGGGATTGGAAGTGGCGCGGATCATCAACGAGCCGACGGCGGCGGCGTTGGCGTACGGGTTGGACCGCAAGGAACACGAGAAGATCGTGGTCTTCGACTTGGGGGGCGGTACGTTCGACGTCTCGGCGCTGGAAGTGGCGGACGGCGTGTTCCGCGTGATCAGCACCAACGGCGATACGCATTTGGGCGGCGACGACTTCGACGACGTGTTGATCAATCATGTCGCCGAGGAATTCAAGAAAGAACAGGGGATCGATCTCCGCAAGGACACGATGGCCCTGCAGCGTTTACAAGAAGCGTGCGAGAAGGCCAAGAAGGAGTTGAGCGCCGGGAGCTCGACCGACATCAATCTGCCGTTCATCACGGCGGACGCGAACGGCCCGAAGCACTTGCAGGTGAACATTACGCGGGCGAAGTTCGAGCAGTTGGTCGATCATTTGATCGAGCGCTGCCGCGGCCCGGTGGAGCAGGCGCTCAAGGATGCGAAGCTGAAGCCGAGCGAGATTGACGAAGTGGTGTTGGTCGGCGGCTCGACGCGGATTCCGAAAGTGCAGGAACTCGTCACGAAGATGTTCGGCAAGGAGCCGCATCGCGGCGTGAATCCCGACGAAGTGGTGGCCGTGGGCGCCGCGATTCAGGGCGGCGTGCTGGCCGGTGACGTGCAGGACGTGTTACTCCTGGACGTGACGCCGCTGTCGCTGGGCATCGAGACCGAAGGGGGCGTGATGACGGCGCTCGTCGAGCGCAACACCACGATTCCGGCCGAGAAAGAACAGACATTCAGCACTGCGGCCGACAATCAAACGGCCGTCACGGTGAAGGTCTATCAAGGCGAGCGGCCGATGGCGCGGGACAACCGGCTGTTGGGCGAGTTCAACCTGGAAGGCATCCCGCCGGCGCCGCGCGGCGTGCCGCAGATCAAGGTGAAGTTCGACATCGACGCCAACGGCATCTTGAGCGTCTCGGCGAAGGACGTCGGCACGGGCAAAGAGCACACGGTGCGGATCGAGCAATCGAGCGGCCTGAGCGAAGCGGAAATCAAGTCGAAGCTGGCGGACGCCGAGTCGCACGCGGCCGAGGACAAGAAGAAGCGGCAACTGGCCGAGCTGCACAACCAGGCCGAGACGATGTGCTATCAGTTGGAAAAACTGATCAAGGAGCAAGGCGAGAAGCTGAGCGCCAGCGACAAAGCGCCGCTGGAGGCCGCGATCGCGAAGACCCGCGACGTGGCCAAGAGCGACGACGTGGACAAGATCAAATCGGCGATCAGCGAACTGGAGCAGGTCTCGCACGCGTTTAGCAAGACGCTGTACGAGGCCGGGGCGAAGGGGAGCGCTGGGCCGGCGCCGGAAGCGGCCTCGTCGTCGAACGGCGCGAAGGCTGGTGATGAGGATGTTGTCGACGCGGAGTTCGAGGTGAAGGAATAG
- a CDS encoding DUF6800 family protein produces the protein MSGISDRQQEIKRRRHRRKKYVVMARKLKKATVSEKTVLAEKLRNLTSGCNELIERWGLVEKR, from the coding sequence TTGAGTGGAATCAGCGATCGTCAGCAGGAAATCAAGCGCCGCCGGCACCGCCGGAAGAAATACGTCGTGATGGCGCGCAAGCTCAAAAAGGCCACCGTCTCCGAAAAGACGGTCCTCGCCGAGAAACTGCGCAACCTCACGTCCGGCTGCAACGAACTCATTGAGCGCTGGGGCTTGGTGGAAAAGCGGTAG